The following are encoded in a window of Apteryx mantelli isolate bAptMan1 chromosome 17, bAptMan1.hap1, whole genome shotgun sequence genomic DNA:
- the CRYBB1 gene encoding beta-crystallin B1, protein MSESTKTAAAGQTAEDKEKAAAAPAPGPDPAAVTNSKGKEPSKGAFRMVVFEQENFQGRQMEFTGECLNLADRGFDRVRSVIVAAGPWVAYEQADLRGEMFVLERGEYPRWDTWSSSYRSDRLMSMRPIRMEAEDHQISLFESADFKGNTMEIQEDDVPSLWIYGFCDRVGSVKVPNGTWVGYQYPGYRGYQYLFETGNFRHWNDWSAYRPQIQSIRRIRDMQWEQKGAFVAPEAPSD, encoded by the exons ATGTCTGAGAGCACGAAAACCGCCGCTGCCGGCCAGACTGCCGAGGACAAGGAGAAGGCGGCCGCGGCACCAGCCCCCGGCCCTGACCCGGCTGCTGTGACCAACAGCAAGGGCAAGGAGCCCTCCAAGGGGGCCTTCAGG ATGGTCGTCTTCGAGCAGGAGAACTTCCAGGGCCGGCAGATGGAGTTCACCGGCGAGTGCCTCAACCTGGCCGACCGCGGCTTCGACCGCGTGCGCAGCGTCATCGTCGCCGCCGGACC CTGGGTGGCCTACGAGCAAGCCGATCTGCGCGGGGAGATGTTCGTCCTGGAGAGGGGCGAGTACCCGCGCTGGGACACCTGGTCCAGCAGCTACCGGAGCGACCGCCTCATGTCCATGCGTCCCATCAGGATG GAGGCCGAGGACCACCAAATCTCCCTCTTCGAGTCCGCTGACTTCAAGGGCAACACGATGGAGATCCAGGAGGACGACGTGCCCAGCCTCTGGATTTACGGCTTCTGCGACCGCGTGGGCAGCGTGAAGGTGCCCAACGGGAC CTGGGTCGGGTACCAGTACCCCGGCTACAGAGGCTACCAGTACCTCTTTGAGACCGGCAACTTCCGGCACTGGAACGACTGGTCCGCCTACCGGCCCCAGATCCAGTCCATCCGGCGCATCAGGgacatgcagtgggagcagaaagGCGCCTTCGTCGCCCCCGAGGCGCCCTCCGACTGA